In a genomic window of Streptococcus mitis NCTC 12261:
- a CDS encoding YfhO family protein, with protein sequence MKLFFKTYWTYFVSFIIPIIIMIGVYLSQGIYWNSDTSPLLGDGFHQYVIFDIALRNILHGNGSLFYTFTSGLGLNFYALSSYYLGSFLSPLVYFFDLTNMPDAVYLTTLLKFGLIGLSTYFSLNKLFQSIPNPLKLALSTSYALMSFTVSQLEIKTWLDVFILIPLIITGLQILITKKKFLLYFTSLSILFIQNYYFGYMTALFLIFWYLCQISWDFKTRKSSFLDFIITSVLAGMASLILILPTLFDLQTHGEKLTEVTKFQTESSWYLDLFAKQFIGSFDTTKYGAIPMIFVGLLPFILTILFFTLKSIKFHVKLIYAIFFTFLIASFYIEVLDLFWQGMHTPNMFLHRYAWIFSTLLIYTAAEVLNRLKEIKIWNFLVSLFLIVTGFLATIYLKSHYSFLTDLNILLTLEFLVVYSLLLLAVIKKFISVNLFAILISLFIMVEMSLNASSQMDGIAKEWGFASRSSYNRDIPAMESFSTDIGNQFTRTEKLQTQTGNDSMKFNYNGISQFSSVRNRSASSTLDKLGFKSSGTNLNLRYANNSILADSLFGIQYNISDNPIDKYGFKDIYQKDNLALYENQFSLPIAFASQFVYNDVKFNEHTLDNQASFLNQLANVDFDYFSPILYEKTENTDDLISVTSSSNEDAAIQYQIEVPENSQVYLSFTNLHFSNDKQKKVDILVNSEKKTFTTDNAFSFFNLGYTKEKKTFNINVSFPGNSQVSFESPTFYRLDTQTLTEAIQKIKEQPVTVSTSKNKVFATYDVQQDTSIFFTIPYDKGWSAYQDGKKIEIKQAQTGFMKVDVPKGKGTITLSFIPNGFITGAICSFTSLLLFGIYNHRQKSSKA encoded by the coding sequence ATGAAATTATTTTTTAAAACATATTGGACCTATTTTGTTTCTTTCATCATTCCCATAATCATTATGATAGGAGTATATCTATCTCAAGGTATCTACTGGAATAGCGATACATCTCCACTATTAGGAGATGGGTTTCATCAATACGTTATTTTTGATATAGCTCTAAGAAATATCCTACACGGAAATGGTAGTTTGTTCTACACCTTTACAAGTGGCCTCGGATTGAATTTCTATGCCCTATCTAGTTATTACTTGGGTAGTTTCCTTTCACCACTAGTTTACTTTTTTGATCTAACTAATATGCCAGATGCTGTCTATCTGACAACTCTCTTAAAATTTGGATTGATTGGACTGTCAACTTACTTTAGTTTAAATAAATTATTTCAATCGATTCCTAATCCTTTAAAACTAGCTTTATCTACTTCCTATGCTCTGATGAGTTTCACTGTCAGTCAATTAGAGATAAAAACCTGGCTAGATGTTTTTATCTTGATTCCTTTAATTATAACTGGTTTACAGATACTCATCACTAAAAAGAAATTCCTATTGTACTTTACAAGTCTGTCAATCTTATTTATCCAAAACTATTATTTTGGCTATATGACAGCATTGTTTCTTATTTTCTGGTATCTCTGTCAAATTTCTTGGGACTTTAAAACCCGAAAATCATCTTTTCTTGATTTCATAATCACCTCTGTTTTAGCTGGTATGGCTAGTTTGATTCTGATTCTTCCTACTCTGTTTGATTTACAGACACATGGGGAAAAATTGACTGAAGTTACAAAGTTTCAAACTGAAAGTAGCTGGTATCTTGATCTTTTTGCTAAGCAATTCATCGGTTCCTTTGATACAACAAAGTATGGGGCCATCCCAATGATTTTTGTTGGACTACTTCCCTTTATTTTGACCATTTTATTTTTTACGCTGAAATCTATTAAGTTTCATGTGAAACTTATCTATGCAATCTTCTTTACATTTCTAATTGCAAGCTTTTATATTGAAGTTCTTGATTTATTTTGGCAAGGCATGCATACTCCAAACATGTTTTTACATCGCTATGCTTGGATTTTCTCTACCTTGTTAATTTACACAGCAGCGGAAGTCTTAAATCGTCTGAAAGAAATTAAAATCTGGAATTTTTTAGTTTCGCTTTTTCTTATAGTAACAGGATTTTTAGCTACCATCTATCTAAAATCGCATTATTCTTTTTTAACAGATTTGAATATTCTGCTTACTCTTGAATTTTTGGTTGTCTATTCGCTTTTACTCCTTGCAGTTATCAAAAAGTTTATCTCTGTAAATCTATTTGCCATTCTAATCTCTTTATTTATAATGGTTGAAATGAGTTTAAATGCTTCATCTCAAATGGACGGAATTGCTAAAGAATGGGGTTTTGCTTCTCGAAGTTCATATAATCGAGATATCCCAGCTATGGAATCTTTCTCAACAGATATTGGAAATCAATTTACTCGTACTGAAAAACTACAAACTCAGACAGGAAATGACAGTATGAAATTCAACTACAATGGAATCTCTCAATTTTCATCTGTTCGAAATCGTTCAGCAAGCTCTACTTTGGATAAACTTGGGTTTAAATCCTCTGGGACTAATCTCAATCTCCGCTATGCAAATAATAGTATTTTGGCTGATAGTTTATTTGGTATCCAGTACAATATCTCAGACAACCCTATTGATAAGTATGGTTTTAAAGATATCTATCAAAAAGATAATCTTGCCCTATATGAAAATCAATTCTCTCTTCCGATTGCATTTGCTAGTCAATTTGTTTACAATGATGTCAAGTTCAATGAACATACTTTAGATAATCAAGCCTCGTTTTTAAATCAACTTGCTAACGTCGATTTTGATTATTTTTCTCCAATCCTTTATGAAAAAACCGAAAATACTGATGATTTGATTAGTGTTACAAGTTCTTCAAATGAGGATGCAGCAATCCAGTATCAAATTGAAGTGCCAGAAAACAGCCAAGTTTATCTTTCTTTCACAAACCTTCACTTTTCTAATGATAAACAAAAGAAGGTTGACATCCTTGTAAATAGTGAAAAAAAGACTTTTACAACTGATAATGCCTTCTCCTTCTTTAATCTAGGATATACAAAAGAGAAAAAAACTTTCAATATCAATGTTAGTTTCCCTGGAAATTCACAAGTATCATTTGAATCTCCTACCTTCTATCGTTTAGATACCCAAACTTTAACTGAGGCTATTCAAAAAATCAAAGAACAACCTGTAACAGTATCAACTTCTAAAAACAAGGTTTTTGCTACATATGATGTCCAACAAGATACATCTATTTTCTTCACCATTCCTTATGACAAAGGTTGGTCTGCCTACCAAGATGGTAAGAAAATAGAAATTAAACAAGCTCAAACTGGATTTATGAAAGTTGACGTTCCCAAGGGGAAAGGAACTATTACACTTTCCTTCATTCCCAATGGTTTTATTACTGGAGCAATCTGTTCCTTTACTTCTCTCTTACTATTTGGAATCTATAATCACAGACAAAAGTCATCTAAGGCATAA
- a CDS encoding TetR/AcrR family transcriptional regulator, whose product MQESNKRLKTKRTIENAMVQLLMEQPFDQISTVKLAEKAGISRSSFYTHYKDKYDMIEHYQSKLFHTFEYIFQKHAHHKRDAILEVFEYLESEPLLAALLSENGTKEIQNFLRNKLHIMLSTDLQKRFIQLNLNTTELEYSSIYLTHALFGVCQTWIAHGKKESPQEITDFLMKMLGDTN is encoded by the coding sequence ATGCAAGAAAGTAACAAACGCTTAAAAACAAAGCGAACTATTGAAAATGCTATGGTACAATTACTCATGGAACAGCCATTTGATCAAATTTCTACTGTCAAGCTAGCAGAAAAAGCTGGAATTAGTCGTTCCAGCTTCTATACTCACTATAAGGATAAGTATGATATGATTGAGCACTATCAAAGCAAGCTATTTCATACATTTGAATATATTTTTCAAAAACATGCTCATCACAAAAGAGATGCTATTCTAGAAGTATTTGAATATCTAGAGTCAGAACCACTTCTAGCTGCCCTTCTTTCTGAAAATGGGACTAAAGAAATCCAAAATTTCTTAAGAAATAAACTTCATATCATGCTCAGTACAGATTTACAAAAACGATTTATACAACTGAATCTCAATACCACTGAATTAGAATACAGTAGCATCTATCTAACTCACGCACTTTTTGGTGTTTGCCAAACTTGGATTGCACATGGAAAAAAAGAAAGTCCTCAAGAAATAACAGACTTCCTCATGAAGATGCTTGGTGATACGAATTGA
- the comE gene encoding competence system response regulator transcription factor ComE — translation MKVLILEDVIEHQVRLERILDEISKESNIPISYKTTGKVREFKEYIENDEVNQLYFLDIDIHGIEKKGFEVAQFIRHHNPYAIIVFITSRSEFATLTYKYQVSALDFVDKDINDELFKKRIEQNIFYTKSMLLENEDVVDYFDYNYKGNDLKIPYHDILYIETTGVSHKLRIIGKNFAKEFYGTMTDIQEKDKHTQRFYSPHKSFLVNIGNIREIDRKNLEIVFYEDHRCPISRLKIRKLKDILEKKSQK, via the coding sequence ATGAAAGTTTTAATTTTAGAAGATGTTATTGAACATCAAGTGAGACTAGAGAGAATATTGGATGAAATTTCGAAAGAATCGAATATTCCAATATCATACAAGACAACGGGAAAAGTTCGTGAGTTTAAGGAATATATCGAAAATGATGAAGTAAACCAGCTTTATTTTCTAGATATTGATATTCATGGAATTGAGAAAAAAGGGTTTGAAGTTGCTCAGTTTATTCGTCATCACAATCCTTACGCTATTATCGTCTTTATCACCAGTCGATCAGAGTTTGCGACTCTAACCTATAAATACCAGGTATCAGCCTTAGATTTTGTTGATAAGGATATCAATGATGAGTTGTTTAAGAAGAGAATTGAGCAAAATATCTTCTACACGAAGAGTATGTTACTTGAAAATGAAGATGTTGTAGATTATTTTGACTACAATTACAAGGGAAATGATTTAAAAATTCCTTACCATGATATTTTGTATATTGAAACGACAGGTGTCTCTCATAAATTACGCATTATTGGTAAGAATTTTGCCAAAGAGTTTTACGGTACCATGACAGATATTCAGGAAAAGGACAAACATACTCAGCGATTTTATTCTCCTCATAAGTCATTTTTGGTAAATATAGGCAATATCAGAGAAATTGATCGAAAAAACTTAGAAATTGTTTTCTATGAAGACCATCGTTGTCCTATTTCAAGATTAAAAATTAGAAAATTAAAAGATATTCTAGAGAAAAAATCTCAAAAGTGA
- a CDS encoding YhgE/Pip domain-containing protein, with translation MFKEWKAIFKKPTFIIVMIGISLIPALYNIIFLSSMWDPYGQVSDLPVAVVNNDKEASYNGNSMSIGKDMVSNLEQNKSLDFHFVDEEEGKKGLENGDYYMVVTLPSDLSEKAASILTDHPEQMQIDYQTSSGHSFIASKMSDSAMTQLKQSVSTNVTETYTKALFNKMVDLKDGMSQAASGSEKLTDGANQLVAGSQTLTINLNSLAASSLTFSNGTEQFTKGLSSYVSGVEQLHLGLGNFNSGLVTYTGAVSQLDSGLGQLSSKSPELVRGINQLYTGVESYTGGVSKLNAGLNQFSSGVSAYTNGVGNLATGANQLSNQSATLRMGVEQLSEGIQQLSSKLDTSSEQKDQINKLSSGLNQLNQAIQNIDVGDTKQLDSVLSSIVSLSNQMLASVQSDKATTLANIQSTAAYQSLTSEQQAEISASVSQNSTDSIQSAQSIVALAQGLQGSLENLQNQSFNLSTLKNQANQVLPIASSSLTELSSGLTEIQGAVASKLVPASQSITSGVNAYTAGVDKVSQGASQLSEKNSTLTGSLDQLVSGSTTLTQKSSNLTAGVGQLVEKTPELVSGIEKLSTGSNQLNQKSQELIAGVDKLQSGSSQLADKSSQLISGASQLESGANKLANGAGKLAEGGTKLTSGLEGLQTGVASLGQGLSNASDQLKSASTESKNAEILSNPLSLSKTDNDQVPVNGVAMAPYMISVALFVAAISTNMIFAKLPSGRHPESRWAWLKSRAEINGIIAVLAGILVYGGVHLIGLTANHEMRTFILIILTSLVFMSMVTALTTWNSRIGAFFSLILLLLQLASSAGTYPLALTNDFFRAINPWLPMSYSVSGLRETISMTGNIHHQVIFLSVILVLFIGLGMLAYQPKKMEED, from the coding sequence ATGTTTAAAGAATGGAAAGCAATTTTTAAAAAACCAACCTTTATTATTGTCATGATAGGAATTTCTCTTATTCCCGCTCTGTACAATATCATATTTTTATCCTCAATGTGGGATCCATATGGTCAAGTGTCTGACTTACCTGTGGCAGTTGTCAATAATGATAAAGAGGCCTCTTATAATGGTAATAGCATGTCTATAGGAAAAGACATGGTGTCTAATTTAGAGCAAAATAAATCATTGGATTTTCATTTTGTAGATGAAGAAGAAGGTAAGAAGGGTCTAGAAAACGGTGATTATTATATGGTAGTCACTTTGCCAAGTGACTTGTCTGAAAAAGCAGCTTCTATTTTAACGGATCACCCTGAGCAAATGCAAATCGATTATCAGACTTCAAGTGGTCATAGCTTTATTGCCAGCAAGATGAGTGATTCTGCAATGACACAATTAAAGCAGAGTGTTTCTACCAATGTAACCGAGACCTATACTAAAGCTTTATTCAACAAAATGGTCGATTTAAAGGATGGTATGAGTCAAGCAGCTTCTGGAAGTGAAAAACTAACTGATGGAGCGAATCAGTTAGTGGCAGGAAGTCAAACATTAACTATTAACCTAAACTCTTTAGCAGCTTCAAGTTTAACATTTTCAAATGGAACGGAGCAGTTTACTAAAGGATTATCCTCTTATGTCTCTGGTGTTGAACAACTTCATCTTGGCTTAGGGAATTTTAATAGTGGTTTAGTTACATATACTGGTGCAGTGAGTCAATTAGATAGTGGGTTAGGTCAATTATCTTCTAAAAGCCCTGAATTAGTGAGGGGAATTAATCAATTATATACTGGTGTAGAATCTTATACTGGCGGTGTTTCTAAGCTCAATGCTGGTCTTAATCAATTTTCATCTGGTGTTAGTGCCTATACAAATGGAGTGGGAAATCTTGCAACAGGTGCTAATCAGTTATCTAATCAATCAGCTACACTTCGAATGGGTGTGGAGCAATTAAGTGAAGGGATTCAACAACTTTCTAGCAAGTTAGATACTTCGTCTGAGCAAAAAGATCAAATTAATAAATTATCTTCTGGTTTGAATCAGTTAAATCAAGCTATTCAAAATATTGATGTTGGAGATACAAAACAATTAGATTCTGTTTTATCAAGTATAGTATCTCTTTCTAATCAAATGTTAGCAAGTGTTCAGTCTGATAAAGCGACTACATTAGCCAATATTCAATCGACAGCAGCTTATCAATCATTGACAAGTGAGCAACAAGCTGAGATAAGCGCTTCTGTATCTCAAAATTCGACTGATAGTATTCAATCGGCTCAGTCAATTGTAGCTTTAGCTCAAGGTTTACAGGGAAGTTTGGAAAACTTACAAAATCAGTCTTTTAATCTTTCGACTTTAAAAAATCAAGCTAATCAAGTATTACCTATCGCTTCTAGTTCTTTGACAGAATTGTCAAGTGGATTAACAGAGATACAAGGAGCTGTTGCTAGCAAATTAGTTCCTGCCAGTCAGTCTATTACATCAGGTGTAAATGCATATACTGCAGGTGTTGATAAAGTTTCTCAAGGCGCAAGTCAACTAAGTGAAAAGAATTCCACCTTGACAGGTAGTTTGGACCAATTAGTTTCAGGCTCAACTACCTTGACACAAAAATCTTCTAACTTGACAGCAGGAGTTGGTCAATTAGTTGAAAAAACTCCAGAATTAGTGTCTGGTATTGAAAAATTATCAACTGGCTCTAACCAATTGAATCAAAAGAGTCAAGAATTGATAGCAGGAGTTGATAAATTGCAATCAGGCTCTAGCCAACTAGCTGACAAATCCAGTCAGTTAATTTCAGGTGCTTCTCAATTAGAAAGTGGAGCTAATAAATTGGCAAATGGAGCTGGGAAACTAGCAGAAGGTGGAACAAAGTTAACTTCTGGCTTGGAAGGTTTACAGACAGGAGTTGCTTCTTTAGGACAAGGATTGAGTAATGCCAGTGATCAACTCAAATCAGCATCTACGGAATCTAAAAATGCAGAGATTTTATCAAATCCTCTCAGTCTTTCCAAAACAGACAATGATCAAGTTCCTGTAAATGGAGTTGCAATGGCTCCTTATATGATATCAGTTGCTCTTTTTGTTGCAGCAATATCAACAAATATGATCTTTGCGAAGCTGCCTTCAGGACGTCATCCGGAGAGTCGTTGGGCTTGGTTGAAATCTCGAGCAGAAATAAATGGTATTATAGCTGTTTTGGCAGGAATTTTGGTATATGGAGGAGTTCATCTTATTGGTTTAACTGCAAATCATGAGATGAGAACATTTATTCTCATTATCCTAACAAGTTTAGTATTCATGTCCATGGTGACCGCTTTAACAACATGGAATAGCCGTATAGGAGCTTTCTTTTCTCTTATTTTGCTTTTATTACAGTTAGCATCAAGTGCAGGTACTTACCCACTTGCTTTGACAAATGATTTCTTTAGAGCCATTAATCCTTGGTTACCAATGAGTTATTCAGTTTCTGGATTACGAGAAACAATCTCTATGACAGGAAATATTCATCATCAAGTCATTTTCCTTTCTGTGATACTAGTACTATTTATTGGTTTAGGTATGCTAGCCTATCAGCCTAAGAAAATGGAAGAAGATTAA